In the Desulfonatronovibrio hydrogenovorans DSM 9292 genome, TTTACACACCTGAACCTGCTCTGACTCCTGCGGTTATCCTTGTCTTTATGGCCGCATACAGGGCAGGTTCTTGAAGTGTTGCATGGATTCACTTTTTCCAGCCAGCCACCAAGCCATGACAGTTTGTATTCAAGCTGTCTGAAAAACTCACTCCAGCCCTGATCCAGAATAGATCTGTTAAGATCTGACTTGGCTTTGACATTTCTACCAGGTCTCTCAAGTGTACCCCTGGCTGAAGCACTCATATTGCTGACTCTCAAATCCTCAACCACCACCAGCCCATACTTGTCGGCTATCAGTCGTGACAGCTTATGCAGATAGTCCCTGCGCACATCAGCAATTTTCTCATGCAGCCTGGTTATCCTGGCCTTGGCTTTCTTCCAGTTCTCTGAAAATTTAACTTTTCGAGCTAAGCCCCTCTGCAGTCTGGAGAGTTTCTTTGACAGCCTTTTAAATGAATTAAGGGGTGTGTAGAATGAACCGTCTGACAGAGTGCAAAATCTGGCTACGCCCATATCAATACCCACACTTGGCTTTTG is a window encoding:
- a CDS encoding RNA-guided endonuclease InsQ/TnpB family protein, whose translation is QKPSVGIDMGVARFCTLSDGSFYTPLNSFKRLSKKLSRLQRGLARKVKFSENWKKAKARITRLHEKIADVRRDYLHKLSRLIADKYGLVVVEDLRVSNMSASARGTLERPGRNVKAKSDLNRSILDQGWSEFFRQLEYKLSWLGGWLEKVNPCNTSRTCPVCGHKDKDNRRSQSRFRCVKCLFEGNADYVAAINIHTAGHAGIYACGDGRPSLKQELPGNSDTVPTFFPVTLTT